CGAGAAGCCACGAGGAATCatcgaggaggagaaggaggaggagccaGCAGTCTCTTTGACCCCTGGCTCGTTCCGGCCCCCCTCGGGCAATTAATCCCTTTTGCTCGATTAAACTCTTATTCTAGCTTTAATTAAAACTTCTTTTTCGCCGTCATTCTCCGCCACGGTGCTCCGGCTCGGAAGATCGCGCGTCGCCGAGGCGATTCGTCTTCTTACACGGAAACTGAATCCGTCGCTAATTGATTTTCGAATCGGAAAGGAAACTTGGCCGCGAGAGCGGCCGGGGGTCGGCCCGGACCAGTTCGCTTTCTCGATCGGCTCGGGCAAACGTCTACGAACGAGGAGATCCGTTCGGGGAAGTTCGAGAACCTCGAATGGCGAAACACGGTGTAAATAAGATAAACAACGGCCGAGGCGGGGCGGTCTTACGGGGGGGAAGGAAACTTATCTACCGGGAACGAGTGTTTCTGGCCCTTTCTTCCACCGGCACCTGTCCGTCCGCGAGCGTGTACGTGCGCGTCGTTCACCGACACCCGGCAGACCTATTTCTGCCGGAGTTTAGGGTTCCACGGTTGACTTTGCTCCGGCCACTTCTCGCCCGCGAGGAAACTTTCTCGGACCTCCCGGGAACCTCTCCTCGAGGTTACGACGATCCGACCATTTCCCTCTCCTCTCCGAACGCTTCGTAATCACGAACCGTCGTAGGAGCGCGATCGAGTATCGATTACCGTCCGAGGGATCCCGATAACTCGCGTTTTCGTTCATCTTCATCGGACGAGCGATGCGCGACGGTCGTTAATTATCCTCGAAGGACAAAGTATCTCCTAACGGGGAATGCCCGCGCCTCGTAACGTACACCGATCGGTCGGTGCTCGCCTCGCTTATTTACGAGCCGGGATTCCTCGTAACGGGCGATACGCGCGATCGAGGATCTCGTTCGGCCCGGTACGCGTGAATCGAGACGGTGATCGATCTTAGCTGCGAACGCCGCGTGGGAGTTTCGGTCCTATCCGTTGTGGGTTCCTCGCCCAGCCGAAGCGAGGCGCAACGCGGCCTAATCTTTCCCTCCTCGGGCCCCGTGGCCGGTTATCGCGCGGAACGCGTCGCGGTTACACGATCTTGGCCGTGCACCGGCCGAATTCCCCGAAATTCGATTCACCGCCGGCTGGATATATACAATCGTTCCGGATCATCATCGATCAAGTCGAACGTCTCTCGACGGGTGGACAAGAATGAATCAGCGAGGCTTATTCGGAGCGGATCGAGGACTCGATCCCGCGGAGTCGGTCCTCGTGTTACGCACAAATCGAAGATCTCGATACGCGCGTATAAATACGTAGCAGGCGGACCCTGCCTCTCGGTTCCTTCCCGACCGTAAAGAGAAACAGAAAACCGTGCCGTTCGGTCGGCCacttaaaaattgatcgaaacctTTTTACGAGCAGTCCTCGGACAGGGGTGGTGCTCCGAATATCGCGTGGATCGCGATAGAGGAAGCCGAGAGCAGGACCGTGGAGAGAGACCGGTTCCCAGACCCTCGGCCGCAACGTTCGCCGATCGAATCGCTCGCGTCTACGCGACCGTTTTCTACCGAGACTCGACGCGATCCGCGGTACCGTGCACGCGgtgataaatttttatcgactttctcCCGGCAACGTTCCCGCTTCCGAATTCGTCGCGGCGTTGCGCAACCGTTTACCCGCGAGAAAAGGATCGCTCCGGCGCTCGAGGGAGCGAATTTTCCTACGGTGATTCGATTAACGGGTCGCGCGGCCTATTGTTCGCGGCACACACGTCGGTGCTCCGTGCCTTTTTTATCCCGGGgttcttatttcgcgaacgtgatTCGCGCGATACGGATTTACCTTCGTAATTAGCGCAAACGATCGCCCCGCCATCTACGACGCTCGCGACCAAGCGTAATTTTCGCTCGCGATTGCGGTTCGCGTATTCGGAGCCAACGCCGATcaggaaaaaaacaaacaaatacgAACGACCGATATCTCGACGCGAAggaaatcgcgcgtaaaattgccatttcgttcgtttttctggCCGTCGATCGCGGGATCAACGTCGAGTTCTACGCTGTATTTCTTCAACGACGTATTTCGAACGCGTATCTTTCGACGTTACCTTTCGACGTACGAAGAAGAAAAGAGTATCGCGATCGGGAAAGATTTTCGGACCACCCGAGCGCGTATACGACGAAGCTTCGAGGCTCGatcgaatttcgagtttctcggttCTTCCGATACACGTACACCGTTCGCGCGTCTCGTAAAACACGATCTCCGATCGCAACGGCAATCGTAGATAATTGCGTACGCGCAGGGTTCGGTCGAGAGACTCGAAGTTCGCGGCACTCGCGGTAGCGCGCGCTACGGTGCAGCCATGACGGCTTCCGAACCGAATCTCCCTAACCAAACCCAAACGCGTCCGATggacgagaagcgaagaatcgcCCTCGAGGCGGGCGAACGcaacgcgaaagaaagaaaagcgtCGTGTTGCTGTGGTGTGCTTACCCAGAGATTCTCGAACGGCGCGATGCGCGCGTACCGATGCTCCCGCGCGCAACGATCGGGAATCGCGGCACGATACGAGGATGCGAGGATGCGAGGATACGATCTCACGGTTCCGCTTCGGTCGACGTCTCGTTGGCCGGGGTGGTCGTCCAGGTAGGAGTAAGATTTCATCGCGTAGGACGAGGGTGGCCGTCGACGTCGAGGCGCAAGGTGTCCCGCTCGCGGCCGAGATCGCGCGAGTTCGGACTCGCGACTCTTTCGACCGCACGAACGCCGAGAAGATAGAGACAGGTTGTACGCGGGGCGTCCCTTTCCGCGCGTAACACCAGCGTAGCGCGTCGCGTGTACAGAAACGCGGGTCGTTCGTGATGGGAGCGCGCGCGATTTCTACGTACCTTGGAGAGACGGGGAGGACTAGATTCGAGGGAACGCGCACCGTCCTCGTTCCACCGGGGCGAAGCGACGTAGGCGCGTGCTCGCCGTTAGTTGGGTGCCGGTCCTCGGTGTGTGTCGGTGCTGCCGCCAGTGGTGGGGGAAGGAACGATTGGTGGACGCTGCGTCGAGTTAGATGCTGTGGAGATCTCAACCGTCAGTTGCGCGGTGGCCACCGTACCGAGTGTTACGGTTTTCGGTGTCGcgttcgttctttttctctctccgctgtttctctctctctctctctgcccctctctctctctctcgctcgctctcgctccgtctctcgctctctcgcgcaGATTCGTCGCGTCGGACGGAGCAATGGGATTTCGGTGAACACGAATCGGGATTTCGGACAGTGTCGTACGCGTCGTATCGCGGTAACATCGCGGGATGCCCGCGCGTCGGTAACCGGACGTCTCGCGGAGAACTCGGAAGAGGAGGGAAATTTTGGCGGAAGATCGTCGCCGAGCGACGTACCCGGCTCGTCGATTCGCCGGCTGGTCCGCCGCGCGAACGATCGCCGACGCGCTCGAGGAGCACCGAGAAACTACGGGATGCGCGAACCGAGATCTCGAAACGCGGCAACTTGCGAACGCAATTACCTCGAGATTCGCTCCGTCTGTTGCGCGCAAATCGTCGATTCCCCGGTCGAGAGTCGCTCGAGTGTCTCGCGAGGGATTCCCTGCGCGCGGTGGATGAACAACCTGCGACCGAGTGAAGTGTGATTCTTCGAGTGGAAAGTACTCGGGGGTACTCGGTGAAACGCGGTAACGCCGCGCGTTGCGttcccccccaccccaccccaccccgcaCCTTTGCCCCCTTTGCCCCCTCCCTTGGCCACCGTTCAGCGAGGAGACTACGAGGAACCGTCGAGACGCGCTATCGGAACGATCTTAGCGGAGCGTCGCGAAACGAGTTTCGCATCGATCGCGCGAGCCGACACATGTCGCTCGGTCGGAGCAAATATTGGAGGGCGTATACGAGGGACGAGAGCGTGCGTTAACGCGGAGCGCAGGAAGCGGCGCGGAACGGTGTGTGATGACCGGGAGGAGACCGAGGATCGGAAACAAGGGAAGGCAACGAGTTCGGTAAAGATGCGTGGGCTGGTCGTGGAGGCGGTGCTCGGGAGATCGGTGTCGGTCCTCGCGTCGTTGGCCCGCTACTACTGTCTTCTGTTGCCGGTCTGCCACGTGCTCGCGGCGACCAGCGAGCTACCGCCGAGGCTCGACCTGCCCGAGCACTGTTCCTGGGACTCGCGACAGGACGGAGCGGTCACTTGCGTCTACCGGTACTCGAACAACGGTTCGCTCGGGACGAACTTTTCCCAGTCGACGAGCGAGTACGTGACCTCGGTGAACGTGGTCTGCGAGGAGCAAGGTTTGCCGGAGGACGGGGCCTTGAACGCGGTCAGGTTCGTTCAGCTCTGGAGGTTGCGATCGTTGACGTTGACCGGGTGCAAGCTGATGCACTTGAGGGCCGAGGTTCTCCAGGGGCTGCGGGATCTCCGGAATCTGACCGTTCGCAGCCTGAACGGACGGAAGAGCAAGTACAGCCTCGAGCTGGAGAGCGGGGCGTTCGACGGTGTAACGCTGATCGAGAAGATCGATCTCTCGCGGAACAACATCTGGCAGATACCGGAACGGTTGTTCTGCTCGCTCTCGAATTTGCTCGCGTTGAACGTCTCGTGGAACATGCTGAAGGACATCACGGATCTGGGATTCAGGGAGACGGGTGCAGCggccgcggcggcggcggcggctgctGCTGCGGCTGCTGCCGCGACGGCGGCCGAGAGACACCCGAGACGACAACAGGAGTCCTCGACCGCGGCGTTCCCTTGCACGATGGACGTGCAATCGCTCGACGCCTCGAACAATCAAATCTCGGTGCTGCCCGGGTACGGTTTCTCCTCGTTGAAGCGATTGAGGGTGCTGAACTTGTCGAGCAACGCGATCTCGATGGTGGCGGACGAGGCCCTGGACGGGCTGCGATCCCTCGAGACGTTCGATCTCTCCGGGAACCGAATCGTCGCGCTCCCGACGGACATGTTCCGCGACGCCGCGAAATCGCTCAAGGAACTGCGACTGCAGAACAATTCCATCAGCGTGCTGTCCCCCGGTCTGGTCGCCGACATGAATCAACTCGTCGCTCTGGACCTGTCGAGGAACGCGTTGACCAGCTCCTGGCTGAACTCGGCGACCTTTTCCGGGCTGATTCGACTGGTGCTCTTGAACCTCTCCCACAATCGCATCACCAGGCTGGACCCGGCCCTCTTCAAAGACCTCTACACCCTTCAGATATTGAACTTGCAGTACAACGAGATCGAGACGATACCGGCGGACACGTTCGCCCCGATGAGTAATCTCCACACGCTAGATTTAGCGTACAACCGATTAACCTACCTGGACGCCTACTCCCTGAACGGGTTGTTCGCACTTTCTCTGCTCTCGCTCGATTCGAATCAACTCGAAGGCATCCATCCGGATGCCTTTCGCAATTGTTCGAGTATGCAGGATCTGAATCTGTCCGGGAACGGTCTGGACGGCATACCGGTCGCCCTGAAAGACATGAGAATGCTGCGTACGCTGGACCTCGGTCAAAATCGTATCAGGAGCTTGAACAGGCCCGGTTTCCGCGGAATGTCGAGCCTCTACGGATTGCGTATGATCGGGAACGAGATCGCGAACGTCACCGTGGAGGATTTCGCCGAGTTGCCCGCGCTCCAGATTCTGAATCTCGCGCGGAACAAGATCGAGGCGGTCGAGGACGGTGTGTTTTCCGCGAACCCGGCGTTGCAGGCGATCCGCTTGGACTCGAATTCGTTGCAGGACATGTCCGGGATATTCGCGAGCGCGCCCGGTCTACTGTGGCTGAACATGTCCGACAACGCGATCGTGCAGTTCGATTACGGTTACCTGCCGGAGAAATTGCAGTGGATGGATCTGCATAAAAATCTTATTACGGATCTCGGCGTCGCGCCCCAGGGCATGAGATTACAGACGCTCGACGTGTCGTTCAACCGGCTAACGAGGATACACTCGAGGTCGATACCGgactcgatcgagcttctgttcGTGAACGACAATCTGATACAGACCGTCGATCCCCAGACCTTTTTCGACAAGACGAATCTGACCAGGGTGGATCTCTACGCGAACGAGATCGAGCGCGTGAACCTCTCCGCGTTCCAATTGACCCAAGTGCCGGCCTACCGGCAACTACCGGAGTTTTACATCGGCGGGAACCCGTTCATATGCGACTGCACCACCGAGTGGCTCCACCGAATCAATTCGTTGCTGTTGAGACAACACCCGCGGGTGATGGACCTCGGCTCGGTCTATTGCAGGCTGCCGTACGATCGGCGCAAATCGTTCCGACCGTTGTTCGACACGAAACCGTCTCAATTCCTCTGCACGTACAAGGCCCACTGCTTCGCGCTCTGTCATTGCTGCGACTTCGACGCCTGCGATTGCGAGATGACCTGCCCGACCAACTGTACTTGCTATCACGATCAATCCTGGGAGGCGAACGTGGTCGATTGCTCCAACTCGGGCTACAAAACGCTACCCGGTCGATTACCGATGGACGCCACCGAGGTCTACCTCGACGGGAACAATTTCGGGGAATTGAATTCCCACTCGTTCATCGGACGGAAGAATCTCCAGATACTGTACGCGAACGACAGCAACATAATCGCTATACGAAATCACACGTTCAGCGGTTTGAAGCGGTTGCTGGTGCTTCATCTCGAGAACAACAACATAAGCGTGCTGAACGGGGTGGAGCTGATGCCGGTGAAGAATCTGAAGGAGCTCTACCTGCAAAACAATCTGCTGACGTACATCGATAACGGAACGTTCCTTCCGCTGCGTCAGCTCGAGGTGTTGCGCCTGGAGAACAACCGACTGGGGACGTTCGCGGTTTGGCAACTCGGCCAGAATCCGTATCTGGTGGACATCGGGTTGTCCAGCAACCCGTGGAGCTGCGAGTGCAGCTACTTGGACCGCGTGCGCGAGTGGATGTCCCGTAACCGGGCGAAGatcagcgactggagcaccgTCACCTGTTCCCTCGGCATACCCATTACTCTTCCGGCGAACGGATCGGTCGTAAATTGCGCGGCATTAACGTGCACGACCTCGGCCATCGAGACGCGACCGCTCGAGGCTTATCTCCCGCTACTGCTCGCCACCGGCGTCCTGATTTTTGCCACGGTGGCGCTGGTGTGCGGCGCTTTCAAGCATCGCCGCACGCTGAGGACATGGGCGGCCAGCAGATGCGGTCTACGCGCGTGTTACAAGACGGCCGCGTTCGAGGACCAGGAGAAACCGTTCGACGCCTACATCTCCTACTCGGCCGTGGACGAGGCATTCGTATCGACGATTCTGGTACCCGGTCTCGAGACCTCGTACCGACTGTGCTTGCACTATCGGGACCTGGGCGCCGGGAGCAACGTGGCCGACGCGGTAGCCGAAGCCGCCGATTCCTCGAGGCGCACCATACTCGTCCTATCGAAGAACTTTCTGCACGGCGAGTGGGCCAGGTTCGAGTTCAAAGCGGCGCTCAGGGACGCTCTGAAAGGGAAGGGACGCTCGGTGATCCTGCTCCTGGTAGGCGGTGTGTGTCCGCGCGATCTCGACGCCGATCTCAAAAAGAGAATCTCCTCGCACACCGTCCTGGTGTGGGGGGACAAGTTGTTTTGGCAGAAGCTGAGGTTCGCCATGCCAGACGTGTCCCCCGTTCCCGTTTTGGAGAGACCTCTCCcattgccgccgccgccgccgcccccgGCCCAGCATCAATGGACGTAGAATTGCCATTATTTAGGTAAGAACCGTTATTCGATCTCGTTACGCTCCCTGCCTTTCGTCCTTTGCTCTCCAACCCCGTTCCGTTACCCCGAAAAAGGAACCTCGCGGACCTCGATCGACAACAATGCCCGCCGGGAGCCGAACGATCCTCGCGAAACTCGAAAACGACTCCTTTATCTCTCCCCTCGGaggaaaaattctttcctctCCGCTCGACGGGGAATCAACGTTTGCTCTTCGCATCGATCGAGAGCGCCCTTTCCGATCCGCGAGCCAACGGGAACGTTTTTAATCGTCGACGATTTCGCGTCCGTCTATTTACCCGATACGAAATTATCGTTCTTTCGAACGTCTCGGCTCCGACTCTCGGAGGAAATCTCGAACGGAATTTATAGCCGCGCTTAAACGCTCCGATCCGTCCGTAAAGCTGAAACCGGAGCCGCGCCTCTGTAACGGCAATGGTCTAAAATTATATATCATTTCCGAACGACAAACTAACGAGACTACACCGTAGCCGTGCCATTGAGCACGAGCCTCGACCTACAAGCCCGATTTAACGCCGGCACATTTCgcgccattgtgatcgggcggtgAATGGGGTCATCTTCGCCGGCCGAGTTTACGGGAACATATGGACCGCTCGGAGCTACACGGAGACCGTCGCCCgttaaatttgtcgagttcgatcGGAAAAGTCTATCGATCGACCGTGTACGGACCCCCGCGTTCGCGGACAAAACGTCGCCCACTTACCAATTAAGTTGCCTTTATCGGATGGCGGCCTGCCAGCCACTCGAGGAATACGCGTACGCTCGGAACGAGCGCGTTTACCTTTCATCGATCCTCGCGGGGGCCAATTTTAGcgaatttttcgcgcgaaaacgatCAACGAACGGTCTCGACCGGTGGTCGCCGCGCGAGAAAATTAGGAaagtcgatcgatcggtcggtcggtcggtccgtCGGTCCCCCTTCGAATTTTGTAACGACGCGTCTCGACCAGTCATCCCCCCGTTCGGCCCCGCAGCTGTATCGGGTGACCGTTCCCGACCACGAGAAACTCGACGAGGCGCGTTAACTTTTCGCGACGCGCTTCAGTTTCAGCTGTTCTCCGACGAGGCGTGTTCGGTCACCTCGTTACGGAGGGGGAGCCGAGGATCCGCTCCGCGTTCACGCTCGCGGAAGGGATTCCGAACGGACCCTTTTTATCCGGGGAACCGGTGCTTTCGCGCCCGCGCCGTACCCACTTCCATTAGCGGCTGATCCGTCGATAAGCCCCGCCGATTCGGGCCCAACTTCCATACCCGGAATGAACCTCGATCCGCTCGTCTTACGGGATTGCGCAAAAAATATATCGGTCGAACAATGCGCGAACGGGAACGACGATTTTCATCCCGGCCCTCCTGGAAACGAGCAACCGCCACGTTCCCGCCTCGTTTCCTCCAGAGGAGGAACGTGGAACTCGaacgtggaaaagtacaggtgCCCGAAAACTTCCAACCATCCCCGAGTCTTAAAATCGCTCGTTTCGCGGATAATTTCGCTCCGAGTTTCACCCGCGAATTATTCCGAAGACTTTGAAATTGCCGCGCGGAAATTTCCTCGACGACTTTGCCCGACCTCCTCTCGTCCAACGTGAACGTGTATCCTTACTCGCCGCGTTTTCGAGCGCGGAGATGGCTCGACCGCGGGC
The sequence above is drawn from the Ptiloglossa arizonensis isolate GNS036 chromosome 1, iyPtiAriz1_principal, whole genome shotgun sequence genome and encodes:
- the Toll-6 gene encoding toll-like receptor 6, giving the protein MRGLVVEAVLGRSVSVLASLARYYCLLLPVCHVLAATSELPPRLDLPEHCSWDSRQDGAVTCVYRYSNNGSLGTNFSQSTSEYVTSVNVVCEEQGLPEDGALNAVRFVQLWRLRSLTLTGCKLMHLRAEVLQGLRDLRNLTVRSLNGRKSKYSLELESGAFDGVTLIEKIDLSRNNIWQIPERLFCSLSNLLALNVSWNMLKDITDLGFRETGAAAAAAAAAAAAAAAATAAERHPRRQQESSTAAFPCTMDVQSLDASNNQISVLPGYGFSSLKRLRVLNLSSNAISMVADEALDGLRSLETFDLSGNRIVALPTDMFRDAAKSLKELRLQNNSISVLSPGLVADMNQLVALDLSRNALTSSWLNSATFSGLIRLVLLNLSHNRITRLDPALFKDLYTLQILNLQYNEIETIPADTFAPMSNLHTLDLAYNRLTYLDAYSLNGLFALSLLSLDSNQLEGIHPDAFRNCSSMQDLNLSGNGLDGIPVALKDMRMLRTLDLGQNRIRSLNRPGFRGMSSLYGLRMIGNEIANVTVEDFAELPALQILNLARNKIEAVEDGVFSANPALQAIRLDSNSLQDMSGIFASAPGLLWLNMSDNAIVQFDYGYLPEKLQWMDLHKNLITDLGVAPQGMRLQTLDVSFNRLTRIHSRSIPDSIELLFVNDNLIQTVDPQTFFDKTNLTRVDLYANEIERVNLSAFQLTQVPAYRQLPEFYIGGNPFICDCTTEWLHRINSLLLRQHPRVMDLGSVYCRLPYDRRKSFRPLFDTKPSQFLCTYKAHCFALCHCCDFDACDCEMTCPTNCTCYHDQSWEANVVDCSNSGYKTLPGRLPMDATEVYLDGNNFGELNSHSFIGRKNLQILYANDSNIIAIRNHTFSGLKRLLVLHLENNNISVLNGVELMPVKNLKELYLQNNLLTYIDNGTFLPLRQLEVLRLENNRLGTFAVWQLGQNPYLVDIGLSSNPWSCECSYLDRVREWMSRNRAKISDWSTVTCSLGIPITLPANGSVVNCAALTCTTSAIETRPLEAYLPLLLATGVLIFATVALVCGAFKHRRTLRTWAASRCGLRACYKTAAFEDQEKPFDAYISYSAVDEAFVSTILVPGLETSYRLCLHYRDLGAGSNVADAVAEAADSSRRTILVLSKNFLHGEWARFEFKAALRDALKGKGRSVILLLVGGVCPRDLDADLKKRISSHTVLVWGDKLFWQKLRFAMPDVSPVPVLERPLPLPPPPPPPAQHQWT